A DNA window from Turicibacter sp. TJ11 contains the following coding sequences:
- a CDS encoding MIP/aquaporin family protein: MSVYLAEFIGVSILIFLGCGVIAGNSLKESGTFKVGSLAINLVWGFAVAIAMYAVGDISGAHLNPVISVTQALRGNLSWTLVPGYVLAQVLGAMFGSFLVYLEFLPHWEVTEDETVKLDVFVTSPQIQHTMGNFISEYLVTFTLIFFLFILDKNQFVEGIKPLVVGGIIFSLGTCFGGVTGAALNPARDLGPRLAHFLLPIPGKGSCDFGYAWIPITAPLLGGITATFVYLAIYEKVIDVRLFVIMLLNIVVLSLIKVNSKINLKKLSFIKMHKS; this comes from the coding sequence ATGAGTGTTTATTTAGCTGAATTTATTGGAGTTAGTATCCTGATTTTTTTAGGATGTGGAGTGATTGCTGGAAATTCACTAAAAGAATCTGGAACATTTAAAGTTGGATCGTTAGCGATTAATTTAGTTTGGGGATTTGCGGTGGCAATCGCCATGTATGCGGTAGGAGATATTAGTGGAGCTCACTTAAATCCTGTCATTAGTGTGACACAAGCATTAAGAGGAAATCTAAGCTGGACACTTGTTCCGGGCTATGTTTTGGCACAAGTTTTAGGGGCGATGTTTGGAAGTTTTTTAGTTTATTTAGAGTTTTTACCTCATTGGGAAGTAACGGAAGATGAAACCGTAAAGCTTGATGTTTTTGTGACTTCACCACAAATTCAACATACGATGGGGAATTTTATCAGTGAATATCTTGTCACCTTTACGTTAATCTTTTTTCTGTTTATCCTTGATAAAAATCAGTTCGTAGAAGGAATAAAACCATTAGTGGTTGGAGGAATCATTTTTTCATTAGGAACTTGTTTTGGAGGCGTTACAGGTGCTGCTTTGAATCCAGCTCGTGACTTAGGTCCACGGTTAGCTCATTTTTTATTACCTATTCCGGGAAAAGGATCGTGTGATTTTGGATATGCATGGATTCCAATTACTGCTCCACTGCTTGGAGGAATTACAGCTACATTTGTTTATTTAGCTATTTATGAAAAAGTCATCGATGTAAGATTATTTGTGATCATGCTCCTAAATATAGTTGTTTTATCTTTAATCAAAGTCAACTCAAAAATTAATTTAAAAAAATTAAGTTTCATTAAAATGCATAAGTCATGA
- a CDS encoding 6-phospho-beta-glucosidase — translation MNKLSKDFLWGGAFAAHQFEGGWNAGGKGPSVVDVMTAGAHGVPRKITETILEDTFYPNHEAIDFYGRYKEDIALLAGMGLKCLRTSIAWSRIFPKGDELEPNEEGLKFYDDVFDELLKYGIEPVITLSHFELPLHLAREYGGFRNRKLVDFFERFAEVCFTRYKDKVKYWMTFNEINNQMDTNNPLFLWTNSGVTLTKDEDPRAVLYQVAHNELLASAKAVIKGRQINPEFKIGCMVSHVPIYPYSCNPEDIMAAEEAMRERFFFLDVHVRGHYPRYALKEFERKGYDIGMQEGDEDILKQGTVDYIGFSYYMSTVVKADVHNENAEDVVNGALSNSVENPYIKASDWGWPIDPVGLRYTLNRIYDRYELPMFIVENGFGAHDIVEEDEQIHDTYRIDYLSKHIAEIKKAVNYDGVELMGYTPWGIIDLVSFTTGEMKKRYGMIYVDRDNEGKGTMKRLRKDSYYWYKEVIATQGENC, via the coding sequence ATGAATAAATTATCGAAAGATTTCTTATGGGGAGGGGCTTTTGCCGCTCATCAATTTGAAGGAGGATGGAATGCAGGTGGAAAAGGTCCAAGTGTTGTTGATGTCATGACAGCTGGAGCACACGGTGTTCCACGAAAAATTACAGAAACAATTTTAGAGGATACATTCTATCCCAATCATGAAGCGATTGATTTTTATGGTCGTTATAAAGAAGACATTGCTTTATTAGCAGGAATGGGACTTAAATGCTTAAGAACATCAATTGCTTGGTCACGAATCTTTCCTAAAGGAGATGAGTTAGAACCAAATGAAGAAGGATTAAAATTTTATGATGATGTTTTTGATGAATTATTAAAATATGGAATTGAACCAGTTATTACATTATCTCACTTTGAATTACCTCTTCATTTAGCTAGAGAATACGGAGGATTTAGAAACCGTAAATTAGTAGATTTCTTTGAGCGCTTTGCTGAAGTATGTTTTACACGTTACAAAGATAAAGTAAAATACTGGATGACGTTTAATGAAATTAATAATCAAATGGATACCAATAATCCATTATTCTTATGGACAAACTCAGGTGTTACTTTAACAAAAGATGAAGATCCAAGAGCGGTATTATATCAAGTCGCACATAATGAATTATTAGCGAGTGCAAAAGCAGTGATTAAAGGTCGTCAAATTAATCCAGAATTTAAAATCGGATGTATGGTATCACACGTTCCAATTTATCCATACTCTTGTAATCCAGAAGATATCATGGCAGCCGAAGAAGCCATGCGTGAACGTTTCTTCTTCTTAGATGTTCATGTTCGTGGACATTATCCACGTTATGCCTTAAAAGAGTTTGAACGCAAAGGATACGATATTGGAATGCAAGAAGGCGATGAAGACATCTTAAAACAAGGAACAGTAGACTATATTGGATTTAGTTACTATATGTCAACAGTTGTTAAGGCAGATGTTCATAATGAAAACGCTGAAGATGTTGTAAACGGTGCTTTATCTAATTCAGTTGAAAACCCATATATTAAAGCAAGTGATTGGGGATGGCCAATTGATCCAGTTGGATTACGCTATACATTAAATCGTATTTATGATCGATATGAACTTCCAATGTTCATTGTTGAAAACGGATTTGGAGCACACGATATCGTAGAAGAAGATGAGCAAATTCATGATACATATCGTATTGATTATTTATCAAAACATATTGCAGAAATTAAAAAAGCAGTCAACTATGATGGTGTTGAGTTAATGGGATATACACCATGGGGAATTATCGACTTAGTTTCATTCACAACAGGTGAGATGAAAAAACGTTATGGAATGATTTATGTAGATCGTGATAACGAAGGTAAAGGAACAATGAAACGTTTACGAAAAGATTCATACTATTGGTATAAAGAAGTTATTGCGACACAAGGCGAAAACTGCTAA
- a CDS encoding beta-glucoside-specific PTS transporter subunit IIABC, which yields MSGSVRDYEKLAVDIIHAVGGKNNISKASRCATRLRLVLKETPANAKEEVSALTGVITVVENNGQFQVVIGTHVGKVFDKVASELNLDSQASEEDAPKGSVLNRIIATMSAVFAPFIYILAAAGILQGALILINMINPAFEATGTYEVLSFMSWAPFTFLPIFIAITASKHFKCNMFIAIGCVAALVSPTWAEMAARIASGESIKFLGISLAETTYTSSVLPPLFLVWLLSYVERFIEKRLPDVVKSLFTPLLCMLIMVPLTILAIGPVSDALATAIANAYNTLYNFAPVVAAAVIGGLWQAVVIFGVHWGVTPMCLANYDLYGMDTFQAFQTMAVIAQTGAALGVFIKAKSMATKNLALSAGITGLFGITEPAIYGVTLKFKKPFICGCIAGAIGAAVGSFFNIAYYAYAGLPGVLTVVNAITPDNPNSIIGMLIGAAISLFGAIILVQIVGFGETEEVEEKQPVKPVLMANDTEVKNPLAGKVMALADVNDPVFSSGAMGNGIAIDPSDNKVYAPFNGTVLFVAETKHAIGLCSEDGIELLIHVGMDTVKMNGKGFNLKVSANSTVKQGDLLLEFDRQMIEQEGYSLVTPVVITNSHCFEQKTICVEEVVEKGKPILNLKKMTNM from the coding sequence ATGTCCGGTTCAGTACGTGATTATGAGAAACTAGCAGTAGATATTATTCATGCTGTTGGAGGAAAAAATAATATTAGTAAGGCATCAAGATGTGCGACTCGTCTTCGACTGGTTTTAAAAGAAACACCAGCAAATGCTAAAGAGGAAGTATCTGCGCTAACAGGGGTTATCACTGTTGTCGAGAATAACGGACAATTTCAAGTTGTCATTGGGACACACGTAGGAAAAGTTTTTGATAAAGTAGCTAGTGAATTAAACTTAGATAGTCAAGCTTCAGAAGAAGATGCTCCAAAGGGAAGTGTTTTAAATCGAATCATTGCGACGATGTCTGCTGTATTCGCTCCATTCATTTATATTTTAGCAGCAGCAGGGATTTTACAAGGAGCGTTGATCTTAATTAACATGATTAATCCAGCTTTTGAAGCGACTGGAACATATGAAGTATTAAGTTTCATGTCATGGGCACCATTTACATTCTTACCGATTTTTATTGCGATCACAGCATCGAAACACTTCAAATGTAATATGTTTATTGCAATTGGTTGTGTTGCTGCATTAGTCAGTCCAACATGGGCAGAAATGGCGGCACGAATCGCTTCGGGAGAAAGTATTAAATTTTTAGGAATCAGCTTAGCTGAAACGACTTATACATCATCAGTTTTACCACCATTATTTTTAGTTTGGTTATTATCTTATGTTGAAAGATTTATTGAAAAAAGATTACCAGATGTCGTTAAGTCTTTATTTACACCATTACTTTGTATGCTAATCATGGTTCCGTTAACTATTTTAGCGATTGGACCGGTATCAGATGCTTTAGCGACAGCGATTGCGAATGCTTATAACACATTATATAATTTTGCACCAGTTGTTGCTGCAGCAGTCATTGGAGGATTATGGCAAGCTGTTGTTATTTTTGGAGTACATTGGGGAGTAACACCAATGTGTTTAGCAAATTATGATTTATACGGAATGGATACGTTCCAAGCGTTCCAAACGATGGCTGTTATTGCACAAACAGGTGCTGCTTTAGGGGTCTTTATTAAGGCAAAAAGCATGGCAACAAAAAATTTAGCTTTATCAGCTGGAATTACAGGATTATTTGGAATTACTGAACCAGCGATTTATGGAGTGACATTAAAATTTAAAAAACCATTTATTTGTGGATGTATTGCAGGAGCAATTGGAGCTGCTGTTGGATCATTCTTTAATATTGCATATTATGCGTATGCAGGATTACCAGGAGTCTTAACAGTGGTTAATGCGATTACACCAGATAATCCAAATTCAATTATTGGAATGTTAATTGGTGCAGCTATTTCATTATTTGGAGCTATTATTTTAGTTCAAATTGTAGGATTTGGAGAAACTGAAGAAGTTGAAGAAAAACAACCTGTTAAACCTGTTTTAATGGCAAATGATACAGAAGTAAAAAATCCATTAGCAGGTAAAGTAATGGCATTAGCAGATGTAAATGATCCAGTCTTTTCTTCAGGTGCTATGGGAAATGGAATTGCGATTGATCCAAGTGATAATAAGGTGTATGCACCATTTAATGGAACAGTGCTTTTCGTAGCAGAGACAAAACATGCGATTGGATTATGCTCAGAAGATGGAATTGAGTTATTAATTCATGTTGGAATGGACACGGTTAAAATGAATGGAAAAGGATTTAATTTAAAAGTTTCAGCTAACTCAACCGTAAAACAGGGAGATTTACTTTTAGAATTTGATCGTCAAATGATTGAGCAAGAAGGATATTCTTTAGTGACACCAGTCGTTATTACAAACAGTCACTGTTTTGAACAAAAGACGATTTGTGTTGAAGAAGTTGTTGAAAAAGGAAAACCAATTCTTAATTTAAAGAAAATGACAAATATGTAG
- the bsh gene encoding choloylglycine hydrolase, which produces MCTALSLTAKDGSHLFGRNMDIEYSFNQSILLTPRRFDYKNRATGEMNQTKYAVIGMGTIIDEHPCYAELFNEKGLAAAGLNFPNYAHWDEKAIEGKTNIPPYDLVLWVTANFETVQEVKEALKDVVLVDVPVNEQTPIAPLHWMICDKTGESIVVEKTVNGLSVMDNKVGVLTNAPTFDWHLTNLTQYMGLTSTQPKDTTLGEQELHPLGQGLGAFSLPGDYSSPSRFVKAAFLRNNIDYANVNYSGISEFFHILNGVAMVRGSVVTPQHLNDITLYTSCMDQERGIYYYNTYTNHTISAINMHNEDLDAKEIKSFKFNDEFAVTLQN; this is translated from the coding sequence ATGTGTACAGCATTATCATTAACAGCAAAAGATGGTTCACATTTATTCGGTAGAAATATGGATATTGAATATTCATTTAATCAGTCAATTTTATTAACACCACGTCGCTTTGACTATAAAAATCGTGCAACAGGTGAAATGAATCAAACAAAGTATGCAGTCATTGGAATGGGAACCATTATTGATGAACATCCATGTTACGCAGAGCTTTTTAATGAAAAAGGATTAGCAGCAGCGGGATTAAACTTCCCTAACTACGCACACTGGGATGAAAAAGCGATCGAAGGAAAAACAAATATTCCTCCTTATGATTTAGTTTTATGGGTGACTGCAAACTTTGAAACTGTTCAAGAGGTAAAAGAAGCTTTAAAAGATGTTGTTTTAGTTGATGTTCCTGTCAATGAACAAACTCCAATTGCTCCTTTACACTGGATGATTTGTGATAAAACAGGTGAAAGTATCGTTGTAGAAAAAACAGTTAATGGTTTAAGTGTTATGGATAATAAAGTAGGAGTTTTAACGAATGCGCCAACTTTTGATTGGCATTTAACAAACTTAACTCAATACATGGGATTAACGTCGACACAACCAAAAGATACAACACTCGGAGAACAAGAATTACATCCATTAGGACAAGGGCTTGGTGCTTTCTCATTACCAGGAGATTATTCATCACCATCACGCTTTGTTAAAGCTGCTTTCTTACGTAATAATATCGATTATGCAAATGTTAATTACTCTGGAATCAGTGAATTCTTCCACATCTTAAATGGAGTGGCAATGGTTCGAGGATCAGTCGTTACTCCTCAACATTTAAATGACATTACGTTATATACATCTTGTATGGATCAAGAACGTGGAATTTATTATTATAATACTTATACAAATCATACGATTTCAGCTATTAATATGCATAATGAAGATTTAGACGCAAAAGAAATTAAATCATTTAAATTTAATGATGAATTTGCTGTGACTTTACAAAATTAA
- a CDS encoding MATE family efflux transporter: MQDNILHHEKIPKLFLTFCIPAILSMLIAGMQTMIDGLFVGNILGSNAMASINIAAPFMQLILGLSMVVSVGTQSYMGLRIGEGNVSKAQNTFKTFIIFIVIAGIIITILGIGFNEQIALFLGASDVLKESVCLYIKTISMFTIPMAIMFLFGFSNRLIGHPDLYFKGMLLSLVCNLFLNYILIAKLDLGIVGAAIATGMSYSSALLMVSHPLFSKKSTINVFSGTFDQTTILPVLYNGSSEGICSLSAAISAYIFNMAFMNIAGESGVAAFTAINYIGQFGVYVLFGISDGIGPIISYSYGGKLYHRVKEALKLSYFVGLGIGSLVFMTLFFFGQTFIEWFIKEDPQIIHLATQGAKLYSIAFFMNGFNIINSGYFTFIGEALKSVLIASSRGFIFILLGIICLPKLLGLNGIWLTIPFAEFVTVILGILLLRKKVSN; the protein is encoded by the coding sequence TTTTGTATTCCGGCCATCTTATCGATGCTAATAGCAGGTATGCAAACGATGATTGATGGATTATTTGTAGGAAATATATTAGGATCAAATGCGATGGCAAGTATCAATATTGCTGCTCCGTTTATGCAACTTATTTTAGGATTAAGTATGGTTGTTAGTGTTGGAACGCAAAGTTATATGGGATTAAGAATCGGAGAAGGTAACGTTTCAAAGGCCCAAAATACATTTAAAACGTTTATTATCTTTATCGTAATCGCTGGAATCATCATTACGATACTAGGAATTGGATTTAATGAACAAATTGCTTTATTTTTAGGTGCTAGCGACGTTTTAAAAGAATCTGTTTGCCTATATATTAAAACAATTTCTATGTTTACGATTCCAATGGCTATTATGTTTTTGTTTGGGTTTTCAAATCGACTCATTGGGCATCCAGACTTATATTTTAAAGGAATGCTTTTAAGTTTAGTTTGTAACTTATTTTTGAATTACATCTTGATCGCTAAGCTGGATTTAGGAATTGTTGGGGCCGCCATCGCAACTGGAATGTCTTATTCGTCTGCTTTATTAATGGTAAGCCATCCGTTGTTCAGTAAAAAAAGTACCATCAATGTTTTTAGTGGAACGTTTGATCAAACGACGATATTACCTGTGTTATATAATGGTTCGTCTGAAGGGATTTGTTCATTATCTGCTGCGATTAGTGCCTATATTTTTAACATGGCATTTATGAATATAGCTGGTGAAAGTGGAGTAGCGGCTTTTACAGCTATTAATTATATCGGGCAGTTTGGTGTCTATGTTTTATTCGGCATTTCAGATGGAATTGGACCGATTATTAGTTATAGTTACGGTGGTAAACTTTATCATCGAGTGAAAGAAGCGTTAAAACTATCATATTTTGTTGGATTAGGAATTGGAAGTTTAGTGTTTATGACGTTATTTTTCTTTGGTCAAACTTTTATTGAATGGTTTATTAAAGAAGATCCACAAATTATTCATTTAGCGACTCAAGGAGCTAAACTGTATTCCATTGCTTTTTTCATGAATGGTTTTAATATTATTAATTCAGGTTACTTCACTTTTATCGGAGAAGCACTGAAATCGGTACTGATCGCAAGTAGTCGTGGGTTCATCTTTATTCTATTAGGAATCATTTGTTTACCAAAACTTCTTGGATTAAATGGAATTTGGTTAACGATTCCGTTTGCTGAATTTGTAACAGTTATTCTTGGAATTCTTTTGTTAAGAAAAAAAGTATCTAATTAA
- a CDS encoding glycerophosphodiester phosphodiesterase → MEKESKEIMVAAHAGCMNTQLDSLSSIEVALKYPISIVELDVRFLKNGCPVLSHDPINEDKSDYISLDEALKVLSPYKQVSVNLDMKELSEISIIKRLLEKYDMMERSFLTGIEFKQMENVKHIGIPYYVNFHLDDLKYQDADYVRNIRDEICSTEALGINLNYKEVTPMLVDLFHESGRLVSVWTVDEETEMNRLIKLGVDSITTNEIEILLNKLKKREYKIA, encoded by the coding sequence ATGGAGAAAGAGAGTAAAGAAATAATGGTTGCTGCACATGCGGGATGTATGAATACTCAGTTAGATAGTTTAAGTTCCATTGAAGTAGCTCTAAAGTATCCTATTAGTATTGTCGAATTAGATGTTAGGTTTTTGAAAAATGGATGTCCAGTATTAAGTCATGATCCAATTAATGAAGATAAAAGTGATTATATTTCACTAGATGAGGCACTTAAAGTGTTAAGTCCATATAAACAAGTAAGTGTTAATTTAGATATGAAAGAGTTAAGTGAAATATCTATTATTAAACGACTGTTAGAAAAATACGACATGATGGAACGATCATTTTTGACAGGAATTGAATTTAAACAGATGGAAAACGTAAAACATATTGGGATTCCGTATTATGTTAATTTTCATTTAGACGACCTAAAATATCAGGATGCCGATTATGTTCGTAACATTCGAGATGAGATTTGTTCAACTGAGGCATTAGGGATTAACTTAAATTACAAAGAGGTCACACCTATGTTAGTTGATTTGTTTCATGAAAGTGGACGACTTGTTTCCGTTTGGACCGTTGATGAAGAAACAGAAATGAATCGATTAATTAAACTAGGGGTTGATTCCATTACTACAAATGAAATTGAAATATTATTAAATAAATTAAAGAAGAGAGAATATAAAATTGCATAA
- a CDS encoding GntR family transcriptional regulator, which yields MLKYEQIANEIENYIYENNIPQGTKLPTVENLAADYQVSKSTIVKALESLVLKGLVYQVRGSGIFVRKKSRNGYIDLNVMTGLTNSLKDFHITSKVLEFDVIRPDEELIKSLECDPNEEVYMIKRIRYLNDDIMCYEESYYKKSIVPFLTKEIAERSIFEYLTSALNLNLGFSDSYIHIELLDSKVAKLLDLDTTSPAMIFLQQLYLSSGQLFNFTKLTYHYKHVKFFLQSSSIK from the coding sequence ATGCTGAAATACGAACAGATCGCAAACGAAATAGAAAACTATATTTATGAAAATAATATTCCTCAAGGAACGAAGTTACCCACCGTTGAAAATTTAGCAGCAGACTATCAGGTTAGTAAAAGTACGATTGTTAAAGCCTTAGAATCTTTAGTGTTAAAGGGGCTTGTTTATCAGGTTCGAGGAAGTGGAATCTTCGTTAGAAAAAAAAGTAGAAATGGTTATATTGATTTAAATGTTATGACCGGTTTAACCAATTCTTTAAAAGACTTTCATATCACATCTAAAGTATTAGAATTTGACGTCATTAGGCCCGATGAAGAATTAATAAAATCTCTTGAATGCGATCCTAATGAAGAAGTTTATATGATTAAACGAATTCGATATCTAAATGACGACATTATGTGTTACGAAGAGTCTTATTATAAAAAAAGCATTGTTCCATTTTTAACAAAAGAAATTGCTGAACGCTCTATTTTTGAATACTTAACGTCAGCTTTAAATTTAAATTTAGGTTTTTCTGATAGCTATATTCATATTGAACTACTTGATTCAAAAGTAGCTAAGTTACTGGATTTAGATACGACAAGTCCCGCCATGATTTTCTTACAACAACTATATTTATCATCTGGACAGTTATTTAACTTTACAAAATTAACGTATCATTATAAACATGTGAAATTCTTTCTTCAATCAAGCTCAATTAAATAG
- a CDS encoding TDT family transporter — translation MKILLEKIGKLPVGVIATAIGLVTLSNIYFALGYTWVKYLSVTMATLVWLAAVLKLILHFEKVKLEYKDVIPASLYATFAMLTMILGSFIADYFYDLGKTIWLIAIGIHLIHTVIFTYTHVIKRFDKESFIPTWFVTYDGLLVSTVVGSHMHEPIISRIIVLYGLIMFILIMPFMLFRILKRPLAEQVYHTAAILMAPGCLILVSLLNVYEHPNPNILYALYVIIFSAFIYIIYHIPHFFRFSFHPGFAGLTFPMAIGTVATQRFSAYVIEKQHFVIGEFLHQLTGIQIYLTTAIIAFVVYNFIRMIVRSYRRELAK, via the coding sequence ATGAAAATACTTTTAGAGAAAATCGGAAAATTACCAGTAGGTGTCATTGCAACGGCTATTGGATTAGTCACACTATCTAATATTTATTTTGCATTAGGATATACTTGGGTGAAGTATCTATCAGTTACTATGGCAACACTCGTTTGGTTAGCTGCCGTTTTAAAATTAATTTTACATTTTGAAAAAGTGAAATTAGAATATAAAGATGTGATTCCTGCTAGTTTATATGCTACATTTGCGATGTTGACCATGATTTTAGGAAGCTTTATTGCAGATTATTTTTATGACTTAGGAAAAACCATTTGGTTGATTGCAATTGGAATTCATCTGATTCATACTGTTATTTTTACCTATACCCATGTTATTAAAAGATTTGATAAAGAGTCTTTTATTCCTACTTGGTTTGTTACGTATGATGGATTACTTGTTTCAACTGTTGTTGGATCTCATATGCATGAACCGATCATTTCAAGAATCATTGTTTTATATGGTTTAATCATGTTTATTTTGATTATGCCATTCATGCTTTTTCGTATTTTAAAACGTCCATTAGCAGAGCAAGTCTATCATACAGCGGCTATCTTAATGGCGCCGGGCTGTTTGATATTAGTTAGTTTATTAAACGTATATGAACATCCTAATCCTAATATTTTATATGCCCTGTACGTCATTATTTTTAGTGCGTTTATTTATATTATTTATCATATTCCTCATTTCTTTCGTTTCTCTTTCCATCCAGGATTTGCGGGACTTACGTTCCCGATGGCTATCGGAACCGTTGCTACACAACGATTTAGTGCGTATGTCATTGAAAAACAGCACTTTGTCATAGGAGAATTCTTACACCAATTAACAGGAATTCAAATTTATCTAACAACCGCAATTATTGCGTTTGTTGTTTATAACTTTATTCGTATGATTGTCAGATCCTATCGAAGAGAATTAGCTAAATAG
- a CDS encoding conjugated bile salt MFS transporter, which produces MEQTISNSSIDRKKYFIIFVCMFIQAIPFGIAQNIQPLFIPYVVEKFNFSLASFSLIFTFGAVAAAIFSPFLGKLFGKVNIKLLFIIGTALSSLAFVGFGFAKTLPEFYLYSGIQQVGCVLFSGLGVPYVINNWFPNKGRGKALGIAFSGGSIGNIFLQQLTSQSLATKGPSASYIMFGLLSLIVSLPVILFFIRLPKEVEESKNETEAVNPLVEDEGLSAAEVRKSKYFWIFVVGYAIMAIAISALSTQYATYFTGELHFSPTLVGTLGSVFAACCLIGNIGGGVLFDRFATFKTMFIAMLLQIIAILAMLLAEYIPMAAFLFSIGYGLNVYSYMSAPAFMASDVFGKKEASVKLGIISLAFAVGFAAGSSLFGMIVDRSGFTAAWITLLGCTIIGYSLLLTGVKGYKNKSLS; this is translated from the coding sequence ATGGAACAAACAATCAGTAACTCATCAATAGATAGAAAAAAATATTTTATTATTTTTGTCTGTATGTTTATTCAAGCGATTCCTTTTGGAATTGCTCAAAATATTCAACCACTTTTTATTCCATATGTGGTTGAAAAATTTAATTTTTCATTAGCTTCTTTTAGTTTAATTTTTACATTTGGTGCAGTGGCAGCTGCCATTTTCTCACCATTTTTAGGGAAACTATTTGGAAAAGTTAATATTAAATTATTATTTATTATCGGGACAGCTTTATCAAGCTTAGCCTTTGTTGGTTTTGGTTTTGCAAAAACTCTACCTGAGTTTTATTTATATTCTGGAATTCAACAAGTAGGATGTGTCCTATTTTCAGGGTTAGGAGTTCCTTATGTTATTAATAACTGGTTTCCAAATAAAGGACGCGGGAAAGCATTAGGAATTGCCTTCTCTGGTGGATCAATCGGTAATATCTTTTTACAACAATTAACCTCACAATCATTAGCGACTAAAGGTCCTTCAGCGTCATATATCATGTTCGGACTTCTTTCTTTAATTGTTAGCTTACCTGTTATTTTATTCTTTATCCGCTTACCTAAAGAAGTAGAAGAATCTAAAAATGAAACAGAAGCAGTTAATCCTTTAGTTGAAGATGAAGGATTAAGTGCAGCAGAAGTAAGAAAAAGTAAATATTTTTGGATTTTTGTTGTGGGATATGCCATTATGGCGATTGCTATTTCAGCATTAAGTACACAATATGCGACTTACTTTACAGGAGAACTACATTTTAGCCCAACATTAGTTGGAACACTTGGTTCTGTCTTTGCGGCTTGTTGTTTAATCGGAAATATTGGTGGTGGAGTTTTATTTGATAGATTTGCAACTTTCAAAACAATGTTTATTGCCATGCTTTTACAAATTATTGCTATTCTCGCGATGTTATTAGCAGAATATATCCCAATGGCAGCTTTCTTATTTTCAATCGGTTATGGATTAAATGTTTACTCATATATGTCTGCCCCTGCTTTTATGGCAAGTGATGTCTTTGGTAAAAAAGAAGCTAGTGTTAAGCTTGGAATTATTAGTTTAGCATTTGCGGTTGGATTTGCTGCAGGATCAAGTTTATTTGGAATGATTGTAGATCGATCAGGTTTTACTGCTGCATGGATTACTTTACTCGGATGTACAATTATTGGATATTCTTTACTATTAACAGGAGTTAAAGGATATAAAAATAAATCGTTATCTTAG